The DNA sequence GCCGATGTGGCTCGTGAGGTCCGTGAAGCGCACGGTCGCGATGTGCCCGCCAGCCGGAAGCAGGGCGGCGTTCTCGTTGACCGCGACCGTCACGGTTGCGGGCACGCCCGGCACGAGGGTCCCGGAGGTCTGCCCTGACAGCGTGATCCACGGGATCCACGGGTCCACCGTGACCTCGTAGCTCACGGCGCCGCCCCCGTAGGCGATCTCGTAGTCGACGCCTGCCGGACCGAACGGCCCGCCGACCGGCCCGTCGAACGTCGCGCCCGAGGTCGGCGTGACCGACAGCCCCGCGTCGACCGTGAGCGCCTTCATGCAGAAGTTGCCCGTCCCCGTCCAGGCGCCGTCGTCGTAGTAGTAGAAGTCGTTCCACACGGAGCCGCTCCTGTAGAAGCTCTCGCCCGGCCTCGCCGATGACTCGACGATCGTGCGGTAGCTGGCCCCAAGAAGCACGGGGACATCCGACGTCCTGTCGTACGGCATGCCGCCGTGCGAGAGGGACAGGTACACGAAGAAGTCGTCCCCCTGCCTGAGAAGGACAGGCGACGGAAGATCGACCGTCTCGAATCCCACGTGCGCGAGCACGCCGGTCGCGCTCGCGAGCTCGTCGAGGAGCTCGCCTCCCTCGAACCTCCCGTAGATCCTGACCGCGTACGTGACGTCCTCGTCGGCGACGAAGAAGCTCACGGCCTTGAGCAGCTCATCGCGCCCGGCGGTGAACGCGTTCATGGCCTCCGTCGTCCCCGGCATGGTGTCGCGCCACCCGTGGTAGTCGTGGTAGTACACGTGCTGGTACGAAAGGGGCTCGACGTCCTGGAACGAGACCGCGCCCATCTGCGGCTCCTGGCACGCCCACTTGTCGTAGTAGGAGATCCAGAAGTACCCGGAGAACCCCCAGCTCGCCCCCCAGCTGTTCTTCACGAGCCACGCGCCGGGGCCCTGAGGCGCCTGCGTGACCTTCGCGTCGTTCCAGCCGATGATGGCCACGGCGTGATTCGGGAGAAGCTCGCTCGAGGGCGGCTGGTAGTGGATGTAGCCGCTGATGAACGATGAGTCGTAGCACATGCAGGTCCCGAGCACGCCGTAGGTCATGACGGCCTGCTTGATGGCGTTGATGTTCGAGAGGTCGGGACCGGCGACGAGCCACTCGACCCGGCGGGGGTAGTAGTAGTGATAGCCGGGAGCGCTGCGGAGGGGCGGCGTCGAGTACGACTGCCCGTCGACGTCCCGCACGGCGCCCTCGCACCGGCTGAGGTACGCCGTCGTCACCATGTAGTCGCCGCCCTCGTGCACGATGAGGCCGCCGCCCGTGGGCGGGACGGTGTCGTCGTTGTTGTGCTGGTTGAAGCCGTTCCACCAGTCGAGGTGGTACTCGGCCAGGTTGGGTTCGCCTGTCTCCCCCGCCGCGGCCCACGCCCCGGTCATGAGGAGGTTCCCCTCGATCGCCGCCATGGCTCCGTGGGTCCAGCAGGTTCCCCCCGACTGGCTCTTCACCGACGTGACGTAGTTCGTCCCGCCGACGTTCCGGAGGTCGAAGGACGCGGGCGGGTCGGCGAAGGCGTCGACGACCAGCCCAGAGACGCAGATGCCCGCCACGAGGGCGGGCAGGACTCTCAGCACGGCGCTCTTCATGTCGCGGCTCCTCTCTGACACCAGCCTAGGACTTTGAGCATAGCACAGAACTGACGACCGGGCAAGGCTGACCGCCCAATCGCTTGACCCATTGAGGAGAGTGTGGTAAAGTGGCTGGTGTTGATACGTGCCCGAGTGGTCGGTCGCCGGGGTCGCACGGGACCGATCTGCTGTGTCCGATGCGGCGTGAAGGAGGCGTTGAGGCTCATGACCCACCGGTATCTGATGGTCCTTGCAGCGCTTACCCTGGCTATGTGCGCAACGACCGCCCCGGCCGCCGAGGAACTGACCGTCGATGCGTACAAGAACTGCATCGGCCTCATGCAGACAGGAGGGGCGTACGCGGCGGTGACGCCCGGGCTCACGTACACGGTCACCGTGGACGGGAACGCCCAGGCCAACCCGAACTCCCTGTCCGTGTACGACGGCGTCTTCTGCTACTACTACGACCAGTCGAGGCCGAATCACCCGATGGTCAAGTATCTCCCCAAGACGGAGCAGTTCACATTCACGGCCACATCCGCAGGGTTCTACGCATTCCTCGCCGACAAGACCCTGAAGGACGTCGCCGACAACCTCGGGAGCATGACCGTCACGCTCACCCCCGGGGGTCGCGAGCAACGACTCGAGCTGACAGTGGACGGCGTGTTCAACTGCCTCGGGCTCGAGGACTTCGGATCGGCAAAGATCATCCTGATTCCGGGGACGCGCTACACGGCTTCCGTGACGGGGGACGCCTCTACCAACGGCTCCGGTGACGGGTTCTTCGACGGCGTGTGCGTGTTCTACCGCGAGTACGGGACGGGGCGCCATCCGATCATCGACGTCCTGGACGTTGGGGAGACCATCACCTTCCGCATCCACGAGACGGGGTGGCTCTACGCGTTCCTCGTGGACGACAGCTTCAACGCCGTCGGGAACAACGACGGTACCTTCGTCGTGCGGCTCGAGGAGGACACGCCCGTCGAGGACGGGACGTGGAGCAGCATCAAGTCGCTCTTCAGGTAGCAAGGCGGCCCTGGCCTGGGAGCGCGTTGAGTCTTGCAGCGGGGCCCGCCGGAAGGCGGGCCCCGCTGTGTTACGGCCATCGCGAGGGAATGGGTGGACGCGCACCCCCGAAGTGTGCTAAAGTGAGACCATATACAGGAATAGGCCGAACTGCGCGGTCCGGGATGGCCGCCCCGCAAGCGGGCGGCCCGGGGTTCCGGGCGTGTCCTCGCAGACGAGAAGCACCGAGGAGGTCGCAATGGTCCTGAGATCGTGCTTGCCGCGGCGCAGCCCGAGATGGCTGGCCCTCTCCCTTCTGGCGTTCGTCGCGGCGCTCCCGTCGCCGGCTACCTCCGAAGCAGCGGCTGCGCCGCAGGCCCCTGCCGCGCTCGAACTCCGCGTCCTCGAGTCCGGCACGGCGCGCAACGTCGTCGAGATCGTGGTCCCCGAGCCCCTCTTCGAGCGGGCCGACATGGGCGGCCGCGCCTACGACGTGGCACGCATCCCAGGCGCGGAGCAGTTCGGCGAGCTGGGGCAGCCCCTCACCGCGGTCGCGGGTGGCCTTGTGGCCGTGAAGCCCGAAGGCGAGGTCTCGTTCCGCATCCTCGACGCCACCTACGAGACCCGGACGGGCATGTCGCTCGTCCCCGTGCAGCCTGCTGACCGCGCCGCGAGCGATCCGGTCGCCTTCGACGCCGCCGCATACGCCGCCAACGAGCTCCTTCCCCGCGAGAGCGTGACCGTGGGCGAGCCGGCCATCATGAGGGACCTCCGCGTCGTGCCGCTGCGTGTCTACCCTCTTCAATACAACGCTGCCGCAGGCGAGGCACGCATCCTCAGAAGGGCCGTTGTCGAGATCACCTGCTCCGGGCGCGGCGGCGAGAACGTCCTCACCGATGTGCGCCCCCTGTCGAGGTCGTTCGAGCCCCTCTACGAGTCGCTCGTGCTGAACTACGGCGCCGTGCGCACCCGCGGGTACGAGAACGACGGCCGAGGCAAGTACGTCATCATCACACCGGACGTGTACTACCCCAGCATTCTGGGGCTCGCCGAGTGGAAGCACCGCTCGGGCATGGAGGTCGAGATCGCGAAGCTGTCGGTCATCGGCTCGACGGCCGCCAGCATCAAGGCCTACCTCCAGAACGCCTACGACAGCTGGCAGGTCCGCCCGGACTACGTGCTCCTCGTCGGCGACCACGAGCAGCTTCCGGTGGGAACGGGCAGCATCGAGGATTTCTACGCCAAGCTGGCGGGCTCGGACTACCTCGTTGACGTGTACGTGGGCCGGCTCTCGTGCGACACCGTGACGCAGTGCGACCTCCTCGTGGCGAAGACCCTCAACTACCAGCGCACGCCGTACATGACCGACACGACCTGGTTCAAGAAGGGGTGCCTGATCGTCAACGAGGACTGGGACGCGTCCGATGCCATCTACTTCGCCGACACCTGGTTTGCGTACAACCTCCTCCAGGCCGAGGGCTTCGCGCAGATCGACACGCTGTTCGAGAGGAACGGGTCGAACAAGAGCCACGTGTACGCCGCTGTGACCAACGGCCGCGTCGTGCTCAACTACCGCGGCCAGGGCGTCTCGAACTGGTACACGCCGTTCGACTGCGACCCCAACCAGACGAACCCGGGGTACAAGCTCCCGGTCGTCGTCTCCGCCACCTGCGCAAGCGCGAACTTCTGGGACTACGACACTCGCCCATGTGAGACCTGGATGCGCGCGGGGACGGTCGCGGCGCCCAAGGGCGCCGTCGGGTTCCTTGCGACTTCGCGCGTTGCGACCGGGGTTGCGCACCTCAGAAGCGTCGTGGACCAGGGCATCTTCGACGCATGGTTCAACCTCAAGATCCGGACGGTCAGCGCTGTGCTCGCGTACGGGAAGTATCGCCTCTACGTCACGTATGGCAATCAGACCGAGTACCAGGAGTGGAACTGCCAGGCCGACCCGGCGCTCGACATGTGGACCGACACGCCGAAGGCGCTGTCGGTCTCGCATCCGACGACCGTGCCCCTCGGCGCCAGCAATGTCGTCGTGCAGGTGCAGTCCTCGGGGAACCCGGTGCACGGCGCGACCGTCTGCGCCTACTCCCCCGCGGGCGTCTACACCGTCGGCCAGACGAACGACCAGGGCTTCGTCACGCTCGCCATCAACGCGCCCCAGGCCGGGACGCTGTACATCACCGCCGCGGGGCACAACCTCCACCCCTACGAGGGATCCGCTGCCATCATGGCCAACGGCCCCTACCTTGCGCTCGTGAGCACGGTCGTTGACGACAGCGGAACGGGCGACGGCGACGGCGTGCTGGAGCCAGGCGAGACGGCGTGGATTGTCGTCACGCTGCGGAACGACGGGACGGTGGGCCTGAGCGGCGCCACCGGCGCGCTCAGCGCCGACGACCAGTACGTCGTGGTGACGGACGGCGAGGGTGCGTTCGGGACGATCGCGGCAGGCGGTGGAACGGCCAGCACCGTGGGCAACTCGTTCAGGGTGAGCGCAAGCCCCGGGGCGCTCCAGGGCCATGAGGTCTCGTTCACGCTGACAGCGTCAGGCGACGAGGCCCGGTACGCGCAGGAGATCCCCTTCACGCTGACGCTGCCCGGTCAGGTCGAGGGAGGCCCCACGGGCCCCGACGCCTACGGCTACTACGCGTACGACACAGGTGACGGGTGGACCGGCCAGGCGCCGGTGTACAGCTGGGTGGAGCTGGTCGGCACGGGCACGAAGATCACCGCCATCACCGACAGCGATGACGCCATCACGACGTACAGCCTCCCCTTCACGTTCAAGTACTACGGGACGAACTACACGCAGATCTCCACCTGCTCGAACGGGTTCGTCTCCATGGGCGTCGAGGACTACCGCCGCGGGTACAACAACCAGATCCCTGACGCCTACGGTCCGCACGCGATGATCGCCCCGCTCTGGGACGACCTCAACCCAGGGACGACGTTCGGCGGGGCGGGAGACATCTACCACTGGCACGACTCCGCAAACCGCAGGTACATCATCCAGTGGGACGGCATCCCGCACTACGGGGCCGGCAACCCCGAGACCTTCCAGCTCATCTTGCTCGACCCGGCGCACCACCCGACCGCGACCGGGGACGGCATCATCATCTTCCAGTACAAGGTCGCGGCGATGCCCGGCACGGCGACCGTGGGCATCGAGAACCCGACGCAGACCGTCGGGATCCAGTACGCGTACGACGGGTACTACGACCCGAACTCCGCGCCGATCGTGAGCGGTCAGGCGATCAAGTTCACGACGGAGCCGCCACTGCAGACACCCGTGTGGCTCGCTGTGACCGCGCAGGCGGTCGGCGACGCGCCGCCCGGCGGCGACGGGGACGGCCACGCGGAGCCGCTCGAGACGGTGAACCTGGTCCTCACGGTGAGAAACGGAGGCACGGGCACGGCTTCCGGGGTCACGGGCGTCCTCACGACGTCCGACCCGGGCGTGAGCATCGTGAACGGCACCTCGTCCTTCGGGAACATCGCGAGCAATGCCACCGGCACGAACGCCGGCTCGCCGTTCGTGATCGCGGTCGGCGCGACCCCCGCCGGCGAACTCGTGGAGTTCGACCTCCACCTGTCGACCGGCGGCCGGTACGACACGTACGACATCGTGACCATCACGCTCGATCTGTCG is a window from the Candidatus Effluviviaceae Genus I sp. genome containing:
- a CDS encoding T9SS type A sorting domain-containing protein, whose protein sequence is MKSAVLRVLPALVAGICVSGLVVDAFADPPASFDLRNVGGTNYVTSVKSQSGGTCWTHGAMAAIEGNLLMTGAWAAAGETGEPNLAEYHLDWWNGFNQHNNDDTVPPTGGGLIVHEGGDYMVTTAYLSRCEGAVRDVDGQSYSTPPLRSAPGYHYYYPRRVEWLVAGPDLSNINAIKQAVMTYGVLGTCMCYDSSFISGYIHYQPPSSELLPNHAVAIIGWNDAKVTQAPQGPGAWLVKNSWGASWGFSGYFWISYYDKWACQEPQMGAVSFQDVEPLSYQHVYYHDYHGWRDTMPGTTEAMNAFTAGRDELLKAVSFFVADEDVTYAVRIYGRFEGGELLDELASATGVLAHVGFETVDLPSPVLLRQGDDFFVYLSLSHGGMPYDRTSDVPVLLGASYRTIVESSARPGESFYRSGSVWNDFYYYDDGAWTGTGNFCMKALTVDAGLSVTPTSGATFDGPVGGPFGPAGVDYEIAYGGGAVSYEVTVDPWIPWITLSGQTSGTLVPGVPATVTVAVNENAALLPAGGHIATVRFTDLTSHIGDTSREVLLVVGGAALQYEWNLDTDPGWATEGQWARGVPTGGGGQYGGPDPTSGHTGSNVYGYNLAGDYPNSMPEYHLTSTPIDMTGLRGARLRFWRWLGVERGIYDHAYVRVSADGTNWTTVWENPSNVSIEDTSWHLMDLDISAVADGQPSVYLRWTMGTTDAGWRYCGWNIDDIQVVAVAEVPAGIDDAGALTRLVLHPARPNPFNPATTISFALPDAGQVDLAVFDVSGRRVATLADGFLSAGPHRVVWDGTDARGLAVGSGVYFVRLEADGSAATRKMLLLK